The Halobaculum magnesiiphilum genome contains the following window.
GGCAGCGACTCCATCCCCAGCAGGTCGCGCGAGGAGAGCACCTGCTCGCCGTCGAACTCGAACCCGGGGATCTGGATCGGTCGGGACCCCGTGGCGACGATGGCGTGCTCGAACTCGATGGACTCGCTGCCCTGTCCGGCGCCCTCGTGGGCGACGCGCAGTTTGTGCTCGTCGGCGAACGTCGCCGTTCCCTCGACGAGGTTGACGCCGTTGGCCTTGCACAGCTTCTCGACGCCGCCGGTGAGGCGGTCGACGACGCCGCTCTTCCAGCGCTGCATGCGCTCCACGTCGACCGCGGGGTCGGCGTAGATCCCCAGTTCCTCGGCGTTGCCCGCCTCGTGGGCGACGTTCGCGCCGTGGATGAACGCCTTCGAGGGGATGCACCCGTGATTGAGACAGGTTCCCCCGTATGCGTCCTTCTCGATGAGGGTCGTGTCGAGCCCCAGCTGTGCCGCGCGGATGGCGGCGACGTAGCCACCGGGGCCGGCCCCGATGACGGCCACGTCCGTTCCCGTCGAGATGTCTCCGACGACCATTACGCGAGGTATTCCGGATCCGGGATGATAAACAGGCAGGAATTGCGGCCGCGGCGCCGGGGGGTCCGGCGGGGCGGTCCGGCGGCGGATCGATCGGGCCGACAGCCCGCTCGGGAGTCGCTACTCGGGGTGGAGCCGCCGCATCGCGGTCCGTACGTCCTCGCGGTCGCCGATGACGGTGACGCGGTCCCCCCTCCGCAGGGCGAACTCCGGGTCCGGGACGTGCGTCTCGCCGTCGCGGGCGACGAGCGCGATCAGGCTGTTGCCGGGGAGCTCGGATCCGAGCTCGGCGACCGTCTTGCCGTTCGTGTCCTCCGAGGTGATCTCGATCTCCTGCACGTCGCCCGAGCGGCCGATCTCGCCCATCCAGTTGGCGAGCGCGGGGCGTTCGATGTAGTTGTCGAGCGCCTGTGCGGTCGCGAACACCGAGGAGACGGTGCGAACGCCCAGCTCCTCGAACGCGTCGACGTTGTTCGGGTTGTTCGCCCGGGCGAGGATCGTCTCGGGGGCGAACTTCGACTCGGCCAACTGGGCCACGAGCAGGTTCGCGTCGTCGTCCCCCGTGGCGGCGACGACGACCCGGGCGTTCTCGGCGCCGGCCGACCGGAGCACGTCCGTGTCGGTGCCGTCGCCGATATGGACCGTGTGCCCCTCGTTTCTGGCGGTCTGTACGACCTCCTCGTCGTTCTCGATGATGACCACGTTCTCGCCGCGGTCGTCGAGGCGGTCGGCGAGCGTCCGGCCCACCTTCCCGCCCCCGATGATGAGTACACGCATGGGTATGACGTCGAGCTTCTCCGCGATCTGTCTGGCGAACCCGCCCTCCAGCACCACCGTCGCCATGATGACGAGGAAGACGGTGCCCACGAGCGCGTTCGCCGCCGGCTCCATGCCCGCGTTCGCAAGCTCGACGGCGAACAGGGTGGCGACCGACGCCGGAATGATGCCGCGGGGACCGACCAGCGACATGAACACGCGCTCGTTGTACTGGAAGCTGTCCCCGATCGTCGACAGCATGACCAGTGCCGGCCGGATGAGGAACATCACCGCGGCGACGACGACGAGCCCGCCGAGGCCGAGCCGGATCAGGTTGTCGAACTCCAACAGCGCCGCCAGCGAGATGAACACGAACGAGAGGACCAGCAGCGTGATGTCGCCCTTGAAGTCCGTGATCTGTTCCTCGTAGGGGATGTCGGCGTTCCCGAGCAGGATGCCGGCGACCGCAACCGCCGCGATCCCCGCCTCCGTTCGCACGAAGTTCGCCTCGCCGTACGCGACCAGCGCGCCGGCGAGCACGAGCAGGCGCGCGTTCTGCGGGGCGTTGCCCGGCGAGAGGTCGATGTACCGGAGCGCGTAGTAGACGATCCCGGCCACGGCGACGCCGACGACGACCCCGACGCCGAGGCGTTCGGCGAACAGCGCGATCAGCTCGACGGGGTCGGTCGTGTCGGAGACGATCGCCTCGAAGATGACGACCGCGAGGATCGCCGCCGTCACGTCGTTGACGATCCCCTCGGTGTCGAGCGCGGTGGCGACCTTGTCGCGAACGGGAACCACCCCCAGAATGGGCGCGATCACCGTCGGCCCCGTCGCCACGAGCAGCGCCCCGATGAGCGCGGCGACGAGCCACTCGACGCCGATCGCGACCCGCACGACCGCGGTCGTCGCGACGAACGCGATGGCGGCGCCGACCGTGACGAGCCGCAGCGACGCCGCGGGCGCCTGCCGGAGCTCGTCGATCTTGAGGTGGAACGCCCCCTCGAACACGATGATCGCGACCGAGAGCCCGACGATGGTCGACAGCCCCGTCAGCCCGAACGTCTCCTGGGTGACGATCCCCAACCCCTCGGGTCCGAGGGCGATCCCAGAGGCGATGAGGAAGATAATGCTCGGGAGCTGAAACCGGTCGGAGAGGACCTGTGCGGCGACGCCGACGGCGATGATGACTGCGACGATCGCGATCAGTTGTCCGGCGCCGGCCGACATGTCCTCACCTCCATATCGTGTACTCGGTCGGGGTCGGTAAAAAGACGGCTACCGCGGCGAGTGGAATCGGGACGCTTCGGTCGAATCGGCGGCGTGCGACCGGCCGAATCTCGTCGGCGGGTGCGTGGGTCGAGGAGTCGCTACGACTCCGCGTACATGCTCCCGATATCGTCCGCGTACCGGTCGAGGATGTTGCGCCGCTTCTTCTTCATCGTGGGGGTGAGCAGGTCGTTCTCCTCGGAGAACTCCTCGGCGACGACCCGGAACTGCTTGATCGTCTCGTGGGACTCGAAGTCCTCGTTGACCCGGTCGACCTCCTCCTGGATCAGCCCACGAACGCGGTCGTCGCGACACAGCGCGTCGTCGTCCTCCGGGAGGTCGTACCCCTGCGCGTCGCCCCACTCTCGCACCGCCGGGAGGTTCGGGACGACGAGCGCGGAGACGAACTTCCGCGCGTCGCCGATCACCATGGCCTGCTCGACGTACTCGCTCGCGGCGAAGGCGTCCTCGATGGCGCCCGGCGGGACGTACTTGCCCGTCGACAGCTTCATCAGCTGCTTGGCGCGCTCGCGGAACGCGACGTAGTCGTCCGCGCGGATCTCGACCACGTCGCCGGTGCGGAACCAGCGCTCGCCGTCGATCTCGACGAACGCCTCCTCGGTCCGATCGGGGAGGCGGTGGTACCCACGGAACACGTTAGGCCCGCGGACGAGCAGCTCGCCCACCTCGCCGCCGTCGGCGTCACCGTCGACCGCGCCGTCGCCGCCGGCGCCCTCGACGGCGTCGTCGACGCGGACCTCGACGCCGTGGACGGGCGGCCCGATCGTGCCGACCTTCGGCTCCTCGGGCGGGTTCACGGCGACGACCGGCGCCGTCTCCGTGAGCCCGTACCCCTCCAGGATTGGGACGCCCATCCCGTGATACAGCTCACAGAGGTCCGCCGACAGCGACCCGCCGCCCGAGATGAAGAACTCGACGTTGCTGCCCAACGCCTCCTTCACGTTCGAGAAGACGAGCCGGTCCGCGAGCGCGTAGCGCGCCCGGAGGAGAGGGCCGGGGTCGGCGGCGCGGTGGTACTCGCGCCCGATGCCGGTCGCCCAGTTGAAGATCCGCTCCTTCACCCTCGATTCCGACGCCTGCTCGCGGATCGCCGCGTACAGCTTCTCGTAGACGCGGGGGACGCTCGTCGCCGTCGAGGGACGGACGAGCCCGAAGTCCTCCCGGAGCGTGTCCGGCGACTCGGCGTACGCGACGGTGGCGCCCGCGGCGAACATCATGAAGTTGCCCGCGAGGCGCTCGAACACGTGCGCGAGCGGGAGGAACGACAGCGTGACGCTCTCCTCGTCGACGACCGGGAGGTCCGCCGGCTTGTCCGGCCGGGGGCCGAACCGGCGCATGCACTGGTCGACGTTGGCGAGGAAGTTGCGGTGGGTGAGTTCGACCCCCTTCGGGGTGCCGGTGGTGCCGGAGGTGTAGATGAGGCTCGCGAGGTCGTCGAGGTCGCGGTCGATCACCCAGCCGTCGCCGGGGTCGACCGCGGCGCCGAGGTCGTGGACCTCCCCGAGCGTGTACACGTCATCGCGCTCGTGGGTCTCGCCGTCGATCAGGACGACGAACTCGAGGTCGAGGTCGTCCTCGACGGCGACCACGCGGTCGAGCAGGTCGCGGTTCTCGACGACGACGCCGGAGGCGCCGGGATCGTCGAGGAGGTGACGGACCTGCTCGGGCGACGACGACTTGTACACCGTCGTGACGACCGCGCCCGCCCCGAGCAGGGCGAAGTCGCTGTGGGCCCACTCCATGCGCGTGTTCGAGAAGATCCCGACGCGGTCGCCGGGGGCGACACCGAGTTCGCGGAAGCCGGCCGAGAGCCGACGCACGAGGTCGCGCATCTCGGCGTACGTGAGGTCCGCGAACTCGCCGTCCGGCGCCGCGTCGACGACGCCCGACCGGACGAGCGACCTGTCGTACACCCCGCCCTTGTACCGCTGTGCCACCCGATCGGCGTGCTCGCGGGCGCTCGCATCGAACGTCGCCGCCAGCGAGTCCCGGGTGACCCCCGGGTCGTACTCGCGTTCCGCCTGGCGCCAATCCATGCCACTGCCTGTCGCGGCGCCCGTAATAAGTCGGTCCCCTCGCGTCGCCCGTTGTTCGGCGTTGTTTTCGCCGGCGGCGGCGAGCCCGAACCCGAGCCGCCCCTCTCCTCAGATCGTCTCGCCCTGCTTCTCCATGTAGTCGAGGTAGCCGAGCACGCCGCGGGTGTTCATGCGCTGTTCCTCCCGCGCTTTCCGTTCGCCCCACACGTCGATGAGCTCCTGGGGCGCGTGCTCGGCGAAGTGGTCGAGCACGGCCTCGTCGTCGCCCAACTCCTCGCGCCGCTGGCGCACCGCCTCGACCCACTCGGCGAGCGTGCGCTTGTAGCCGGCGAGCATCCCGTCGTCGAACTCGCGGGGACCGAAGTGGCCGAAGCAGAGGTACCGGGGGTCGAGGTCGCGGATCATGTCGGCGTCGTCCTGACAGCCGTGGAGGTCGAACTGCGAGGGGGGCGAGGTCTGCTCGATGGTGTCCAGTTGCGGGACGTAGATGCCGGCGGCGTCGGCGGTGAACACCACGTCGTCGCCGCGGTCGTGGAAGATCACCTGATGGGGGGCGTGCCCCGGCGCGTGGTGCACGTCGAGGTCGCGATCGCCCAGGTCGAGCGTCTCTCCGCCCGAGAGCGGCTCCACCCGCTCCTCGGGGATCGGCTCGGGTTCGACGTAGAACTGCCACTGGTCGCCAACGGCGGCCTTCGTCCCCGCGACGAGTCGGCTCGGGTCGACGAGGTGCTCGACCCCCGACTCGTGGATCAGCACCGTCGCGTCCGGGTAGCGCTCTGCGAGGAAGCCGGCGCCGCCGGCGTGATCGAGGTGGACGTGCGTGGGGAGAATGAACTCGGGCGTGATCCCGAGGTCGTCGAGCGCGTCGAAGAGGTACTCGCGGTTGGAGCCGAGTCCGGTGTCGATCACCGCGGGGCGCTCGGCGTCGAGGAGGTACACCGAGCCGTAGTTGGCGGTGGCGTACATGTCCGTGTCGAGGTAGTACAGGTCCGTACAGCCGGGAACGGGGGCGTACTCGCCGGGCTCGATGTCCGTGTCCATACCCGAACCCGCGTCAGTCGGTACCAAAAGGATTCGGGAGCCGTCGGACGAGGATGCCGTCCGAACGCGTCGCCCGCGACGAGCCCGGGGCTCGGGGACCGGGCCACGCGGAGGGCGGGGCGGAGGGGTCGGGGATCGGGCGGGGTCGCGTGCGGCGGCGGCGACGCGGAGGGAAGGCTGCGACGGAGGGTGCGACGGCGCCGACGCGTGCCGGCGCGGGCGCTCCTCAGGCGTTCACGTCCGGGCCGTCGTCGACGAACCGGACCGTGAACCGCTCGTAGCCGCCGTAGGCGGTCTCCAGCGAGCCGAGCCACCAGTTCCATCGTTCGACCAGGTCGTGGTCGTCGGGGGCGTCCGCCATGTTCTCGATGACGTCCGCCACGGTGAACTCGTGGCCGCGGTCCGCCTCGATCACGCCGGAGTCGGCCAGGTCCCGCGCCTGGCGGGCGACGGTCCGACGGGCCGCCTCGGTCCCCCCGAACTCGCGCTCGAGGGCCGCCGTGAGTTCTCTGCTGTCCACACCGGGAGTTGGTGGTCCATCGGTTTTAGTTAGTCGGGTGCGTGTCAGACACTCGCACGACCGTCGTCGGACGGTAGTCGCCCGCCTACCGTCCGGGTTCGCGGGATCGCGGCGCGGTCGCTGACGAGCGCGAGAGCGGCTGAGGGGAGTAAGCCCCCTTCTGTTCGGCCCGACATTCGGCTGAGCGTCCGCGTCGGTCGCGGGGCGCGTGCCCCGGTCGCTCGCGCGGGGCGCGAGCACCCGGACTACCATCGGGGCGGCCGCCGCGGCCGCCCGTCGACGCGGACTTGCACCGGCGAGGATTCGCCGTTCCATCCGTTCCCGCCCGTCTCGCGGCGTGAACCGCGGCCCTCGGTGGGTTAGCTCCCTTCCCTCTCGGGTCGGTTCGCCCGCCCGCGGCGACGCCGCGGGCGGTCGCGGCGACCGTTCGGTCGCCGCGCGCACCTCATCGGTCGGGGCGGGGGGTCTCGTTGCTGTTCCAGAGCCAGCCGTCTCCGACTCCGGGCTTGCGCCCGGTCGCCCGTCCGGGGGTGGGGGGACTTTCCTCATGCGCCGTCGCCCGAGAGGGTCGAGCGCACGGGGGTCGGGCTCCCTCTGCCGATCCGAGGTACGCCGGTCCCTCGGATAAAGCGTTCGGGGCCGCGACGGGCGTGCGTGAGCCGGCCGCACGGGCACGCGTGAGACGGCCGCGATCGGTCGCGTCGCCGCCCCTTCGAAGATAGCGTGTGAGTAACTCGCATGAAGAGGGAAGACTTCAAGTTAGCACGGGCCCCAGCAGAGGTATGTCCGAAGCGAAGACCGCGCAGCTCACCTACGAGGACGGTGCACGCGCGGTCGAGCTCGCCCGGGAGTCGGTCGAGGCGTACGTACTTCAGGGCCAGCGCGAACAGCCGGGTAGCATGCGCGACGCCTTCTACGCGCGAACCGGGGCGTTCGTCCGACTCCAGTCGACGCGGGGCAGAGGGCGGATGCGCGGCTGTGCGGGGTCGTATCGGGGGAAAGACCAGCTCGGCCACGCCATCGTCGAGGCGGCGATCAAGGCGGCCTCCGACGACACCGGCGGCTCCGAACTCGAACCGAAGGAACTGGACTCCGTTCTCGTCTCGACGTACGTCGTCTCCGAGGTCACGCTCACCAACGACCCGGTGGCCGACCTCGAACTCGGCCGCCACGGCGTCGCCATCGACCACAACGGCCACCACGGCTGGCTCTACCCGACGATCCCGGTCGAGAACGACTGGAGCAAGGAGCGGTACCTCTCGCGCGTCTGCCGCAAGGCGGGCCTCTCGCCGATGGCCTGGCAGGACGACGACACCATGGTGACGCTCATCGACGGCCAGGTGTTCCGCGAGCGCCGCGACGGCGGCAGCGTCGAGCAACTGTAGCGAGGATCGACCGCGACGACGCTCACTAACTGATTCGAGAAGCCGAAGGCTCACGCCCCGTTGTGTCTCCGCATCTCGACCGATTCACGTACTCCCCGCCGAATCCGACGTTATTCCCCGCCGAACCCGACCTGTGTCGCGTCCGCCAGCGCCCGCCCGGCCGCGTCGTCGATGTCGAACTCCCGGACGACCTCGCCGTCGCGGACCAGCGGCTCCATGAGCGACTCGCCGTCCGCGGGCCCGTCGCGCCCGCGCAGGCCGACGTGGTGGCCGCCTTCGGGGGTGCGGTACACCTCCTTGGTTCCGGAGAGTTTCCCGCGTTTGGCCGCGGGCTCGCCGTCGACCTCGACGATGTCGAGCGCGAAGTCGACGGGGTCGGCGTTGGAGACGTGGCCGCCGACGCCGAAGCCGTCGGCGACGTCCCGGAGCCGGGTGAGCTCCACGGGGCCGAGCCCGCCCGAGAGGAACACGTCCACGTCTCCGTAGCCGCGGGCCTCGAGTTCCCATCGCACCTCGCGGACGATGTGGCGGAAGTCGCCCCGCCGCGAGCCGGTGGTGTCGAGGCGGACGCCGTCGAGGCGGTCGCCGAGCGTCTCGACGGCCCGGATCACCTCCTCCTTCTCGTCTGAGTAGGTGTCACACAGGGCGATCCGCGGAACCGACTCGGGGACGGCCTCGTCGAAGGCGCGCCAGGCGTCCGCCTGGTTGCCGCGGCCGAAGCAGATGAGCAGCGCGTGGGGCATCGTCCCCGACGGCTCCCGGCCGAGCACCTCGCCGGCGGCCACGTGCGAGAAGCCGTCGAGCCCGCCCACGAGCGCGCTGCGCTCGACCATCGCGGCGATCGAGGGGTGGACGTGGCGCGCGCCGAAGGAGAGCACGTTCGAGTCGGGCGCGGCGCGG
Protein-coding sequences here:
- a CDS encoding cation:proton antiporter, translating into MSAGAGQLIAIVAVIIAVGVAAQVLSDRFQLPSIIFLIASGIALGPEGLGIVTQETFGLTGLSTIVGLSVAIIVFEGAFHLKIDELRQAPAASLRLVTVGAAIAFVATTAVVRVAIGVEWLVAALIGALLVATGPTVIAPILGVVPVRDKVATALDTEGIVNDVTAAILAVVIFEAIVSDTTDPVELIALFAERLGVGVVVGVAVAGIVYYALRYIDLSPGNAPQNARLLVLAGALVAYGEANFVRTEAGIAAVAVAGILLGNADIPYEEQITDFKGDITLLVLSFVFISLAALLEFDNLIRLGLGGLVVVAAVMFLIRPALVMLSTIGDSFQYNERVFMSLVGPRGIIPASVATLFAVELANAGMEPAANALVGTVFLVIMATVVLEGGFARQIAEKLDVIPMRVLIIGGGKVGRTLADRLDDRGENVVIIENDEEVVQTARNEGHTVHIGDGTDTDVLRSAGAENARVVVAATGDDDANLLVAQLAESKFAPETILARANNPNNVDAFEELGVRTVSSVFATAQALDNYIERPALANWMGEIGRSGDVQEIEITSEDTNGKTVAELGSELPGNSLIALVARDGETHVPDPEFALRRGDRVTVIGDREDVRTAMRRLHPE
- a CDS encoding nicotinate phosphoribosyltransferase, which codes for MTSSPPAFDIVGADAVRDGSATDAYFDRTVETLRHADRNPHVVAEVTADQFPDGDFELLAGVKDAAALLSGHDVDADALPEGTLFDGGPVLRIEGTYLEFAALETSLLGFLSHASGVATAALECRRAAPDSNVLSFGARHVHPSIAAMVERSALVGGLDGFSHVAAGEVLGREPSGTMPHALLICFGRGNQADAWRAFDEAVPESVPRIALCDTYSDEKEEVIRAVETLGDRLDGVRLDTTGSRRGDFRHIVREVRWELEARGYGDVDVFLSGGLGPVELTRLRDVADGFGVGGHVSNADPVDFALDIVEVDGEPAAKRGKLSGTKEVYRTPEGGHHVGLRGRDGPADGESLMEPLVRDGEVVREFDIDDAAGRALADATQVGFGGE
- a CDS encoding TIGR00296 family protein gives rise to the protein MSEAKTAQLTYEDGARAVELARESVEAYVLQGQREQPGSMRDAFYARTGAFVRLQSTRGRGRMRGCAGSYRGKDQLGHAIVEAAIKAASDDTGGSELEPKELDSVLVSTYVVSEVTLTNDPVADLELGRHGVAIDHNGHHGWLYPTIPVENDWSKERYLSRVCRKAGLSPMAWQDDDTMVTLIDGQVFRERRDGGSVEQL
- a CDS encoding MBL fold metallo-hydrolase encodes the protein MEPGEYAPVPGCTDLYYLDTDMYATANYGSVYLLDAERPAVIDTGLGSNREYLFDALDDLGITPEFILPTHVHLDHAGGAGFLAERYPDATVLIHESGVEHLVDPSRLVAGTKAAVGDQWQFYVEPEPIPEERVEPLSGGETLDLGDRDLDVHHAPGHAPHQVIFHDRGDDVVFTADAAGIYVPQLDTIEQTSPPSQFDLHGCQDDADMIRDLDPRYLCFGHFGPREFDDGMLAGYKRTLAEWVEAVRQRREELGDDEAVLDHFAEHAPQELIDVWGERKAREEQRMNTRGVLGYLDYMEKQGETI
- a CDS encoding AMP-dependent synthetase/ligase — translated: MDWRQAEREYDPGVTRDSLAATFDASAREHADRVAQRYKGGVYDRSLVRSGVVDAAPDGEFADLTYAEMRDLVRRLSAGFRELGVAPGDRVGIFSNTRMEWAHSDFALLGAGAVVTTVYKSSSPEQVRHLLDDPGASGVVVENRDLLDRVVAVEDDLDLEFVVLIDGETHERDDVYTLGEVHDLGAAVDPGDGWVIDRDLDDLASLIYTSGTTGTPKGVELTHRNFLANVDQCMRRFGPRPDKPADLPVVDEESVTLSFLPLAHVFERLAGNFMMFAAGATVAYAESPDTLREDFGLVRPSTATSVPRVYEKLYAAIREQASESRVKERIFNWATGIGREYHRAADPGPLLRARYALADRLVFSNVKEALGSNVEFFISGGGSLSADLCELYHGMGVPILEGYGLTETAPVVAVNPPEEPKVGTIGPPVHGVEVRVDDAVEGAGGDGAVDGDADGGEVGELLVRGPNVFRGYHRLPDRTEEAFVEIDGERWFRTGDVVEIRADDYVAFRERAKQLMKLSTGKYVPPGAIEDAFAASEYVEQAMVIGDARKFVSALVVPNLPAVREWGDAQGYDLPEDDDALCRDDRVRGLIQEEVDRVNEDFESHETIKQFRVVAEEFSEENDLLTPTMKKKRRNILDRYADDIGSMYAES